The following proteins are co-located in the Paralichthys olivaceus isolate ysfri-2021 chromosome 2, ASM2471397v2, whole genome shotgun sequence genome:
- the pfkfb2b gene encoding 6-phosphofructo-2-kinase/fructose-2,6-bisphosphatase 2 isoform X7, with protein sequence MSSSQRDNGSAEAKKSDLREKKCSWASYMTNSPTMIVMIGLPARGKTYMSKKLTRYLNWIGVPTKVFNLGVYRREAVRAYKSYDFFRHDNQEAMKIRKQCALVALRDVRAYLTEEGGQIAVFDATNTTRERRDLIQAFVKEYAFKVFFVESVCDDPEVIAANILEVKVSSPDYPERHRERVMDDFLKRIECYKVTYQPLDPDNYDKDLSFIKVINVGRRFLVNRVQDYIQSKIVYYLMNIHVHSHSIYLCRHGESHHNVEGRIGGDSELSPRGKQFARALREFIEEHKLSDLKVWTSQLRRTIQTAEELGVPYEQWKILNEIDAGVCEEMTYEIIENTFPEEFALRDQDKYHYRYPGGESYQDLVQRLEPVIMELERQANVLVICHQAVMRCLLAYFLDKSAEDLPYMKCPLHTVLKLTPVAYGCKVELFYLNVEAVNTHRDRPLESLCEGIDFDSPEETSGCVRF encoded by the exons ATGTCCAGCTCTCAGAGGGACAACGGCTCTGCAGAGGCCAAGAAATCAGACCTGAGAGAGAAGAAGTGCT CTTGGGCCTCCTATATGACGAACTCCCCGACCATGATCGTCATGATCGGCCTGCCTGCGAGAGGGAAGACGTACATGTCAAAGAAACTCACACGGTACCTCAACTGGATCGGAGTCCCAACCAAAG TGTTTAACTTGGGCGTGTACCGCAGGGAGGCCGTCAGAGCGTACAAGTCCTACGACTTCTTCCGACACGACAACCAGGAAGCCATGAAAATAAGGAA acAGTGTGCTCTGGTAGCTCTGCGGGATGTGAGGGCTTACCTGACGGAGGAGGGAGGTCAGATCGCG gtttttgatgcaacaaacacaacaagagaACGTAGAGACCTCATTCAAGCCTTTGTGAAGGAATATGCATTCAAG GTGTTCTTCGTGGAGTCAGTGTGTGACGACCCTGAGGTGATAGCTGCTAATATTCTG gaagtgaaggtgTCCAGTCCAGACTaccctgagagacacagagagagagtaatGGACGACTTTCTCAAACGCATCGAGTGCTACAAGGTCACATATCAACCGTTAGATCCTGACAACTACGACAA GGACCTGTCGTTTATCAAGGTGATAAACGTGGGCCGGCGTTTCCTGGTGAACCGGGTGCAGGACTACATCCAGAGCAAGATCGTCTACTACCTCATGAACATCCACGTGCACTCTCACTCCATCTACCTGTGCCGCCACGGAGAGAGCCACCACAACGTTGAGGGCCGCATCGGGGGAGACTCCGAGCTTTCTCCCCGAGGGAAACAG TTCGCCCGTGCACTGCGAGAGTTCATCGAGGAGCACAAACTGTCAGATTTGAAGGTTTGGACGAGTCAGCTGAGAAGAACGATCCAGACAGCGGAGGAGCTCGGGGTTCCTTATGAACAGTGGAAGATACTGAACGAGATAGACGCT ggtgtgtgtgaggagatgaCCTATGAGATCATCGAGAACACTTTCCCAGAGGAGTTTGCTTTGAGAGACCAGGACAAGTATCACTATCGCTACCCAGGAGGAGAG TCCTACCAGGACCTCGTTCAGCGACTGGAGCCGGTTATCATGGAGTTGGAGAGACAGGCCAATGTGTTGGTCATCTGCCACCAGGCCGTGATGCGATGTTTGTTGGCGTACTTCCTGGACAAAagtgcag AAGATCTGCCGTACATGAAGTGTCCGCTCCACACTGTACTCAAACTCACACCTGTGGCGTACG GTTGCAAAGTGGAACTGTTCTATCTTAACGTGGAGGCCGTAAACACACATCGAGACCGGCCTCTC GAGTCCCTGTGCGAAGGAATCGACTTTGACAGCCCAGAGGAAACTAGTGGCTGTGTCCGCTtctga